One window of Atribacter laminatus genomic DNA carries:
- a CDS encoding S1 RNA-binding domain-containing protein: protein MEENKNLEMLHEDIENIHPIRPGELIKGKVIKKGEEGYFVNINYKAEGILPFKEKLTDGEGEVVNDTEEGEEIWVVVNRFDDQGYVWLSREKARYRGAWIDIEESMNSGKPLMAKVLKKVKGGLTVDVGVNAFLPASCVDKVPQNLDEYLDKTLPVKVIEADRRTRNVVVSHKVIIEEEELKKKQETIATLEIGQTRKGIVKNITSFGAFVDLGGIDGLLHISEISWGRIGKLEDIFNKGDEIDIRVIGWDPDKEEISLSMKRLKPDPWENIEEKIKVGDVVQGKVISIKDFGVFVETEEGVEGLVHISDISWGYVKHPQEAVKIGDMVDARILDIDKEKKRLSLGLKQIHPDPWLSVDETYPVDSVARVRVERINPKGAIVEIEDGVEGKIPIEELSWKRVNRVSEILRRNQLIDARIVEVDPENRQITLSLKQMKENPWEQAHNLWKVGDTVDGNVQRLMNFGAFIELIPDVEALLPLSELDWESVKHPGQLLKKGQTLPVKIIEFQPEEQRIVVSRKAILPDPWFEIKNKYPVGSVHPGKVVRIVDFGAFIELEKGWDGLVHISEISDRRISSPSEVIEENQEVNVKIIKLDDQERKIGLSIKQTLPRDEEKERMKESEKDKPKKEQPPSQTNGRTTLGDVFGDTFNDLLNNMKNNS from the coding sequence GTGGAAGAAAACAAAAACCTTGAGATGCTTCACGAGGACATCGAAAACATCCATCCAATCAGACCCGGTGAGCTGATTAAAGGAAAGGTTATTAAAAAGGGAGAAGAGGGTTATTTTGTCAATATTAATTATAAGGCGGAAGGAATTCTTCCTTTTAAAGAAAAGCTCACTGACGGTGAAGGAGAAGTCGTTAATGACACCGAAGAAGGAGAAGAAATCTGGGTAGTTGTTAATCGGTTTGATGATCAGGGTTATGTATGGTTGTCTCGTGAAAAAGCCCGGTATCGAGGGGCTTGGATTGACATTGAAGAAAGCATGAATAGCGGAAAACCCCTTATGGCAAAAGTATTGAAAAAGGTAAAAGGGGGGTTAACCGTTGATGTTGGTGTGAATGCCTTCCTTCCTGCATCCTGTGTTGATAAGGTTCCTCAAAATTTAGATGAATATCTTGATAAAACCTTACCAGTAAAAGTCATTGAAGCCGATCGAAGAACACGGAATGTAGTAGTATCCCATAAGGTTATCATCGAAGAAGAGGAATTAAAAAAGAAACAAGAAACCATAGCTACTCTAGAAATTGGTCAAACTCGAAAAGGGATTGTTAAAAATATCACCAGTTTTGGGGCTTTTGTTGATTTAGGTGGTATTGATGGATTGCTGCATATTTCAGAGATATCTTGGGGAAGAATCGGTAAATTAGAAGATATTTTCAATAAAGGCGATGAAATCGATATTCGAGTAATAGGCTGGGACCCTGATAAAGAAGAAATATCATTAAGTATGAAACGCCTTAAACCCGATCCATGGGAAAACATAGAAGAAAAAATAAAAGTTGGAGATGTTGTTCAAGGCAAAGTCATTTCCATTAAGGATTTTGGAGTATTTGTCGAAACTGAAGAGGGAGTTGAGGGTCTGGTTCATATTTCTGATATATCCTGGGGATATGTTAAACATCCACAGGAAGCGGTTAAAATCGGGGATATGGTTGATGCTCGAATCCTCGATATCGATAAAGAAAAGAAACGTTTATCGCTTGGTTTAAAACAAATCCACCCGGATCCATGGCTTTCAGTTGATGAAACTTACCCAGTTGACAGTGTTGCTCGAGTGCGAGTAGAGCGGATCAACCCCAAGGGTGCCATTGTTGAAATTGAAGATGGTGTTGAGGGAAAGATACCCATCGAAGAACTATCCTGGAAACGAGTAAATCGAGTCAGCGAAATTTTACGCAGGAATCAACTAATTGATGCCCGCATTGTCGAAGTCGATCCTGAAAACCGCCAAATTACTTTAAGCCTAAAGCAGATGAAAGAAAATCCATGGGAACAAGCTCATAACCTTTGGAAGGTTGGAGATACGGTTGATGGGAATGTTCAGAGATTAATGAATTTTGGAGCCTTTATTGAGCTGATACCTGATGTTGAAGCTCTTCTCCCTCTTTCGGAATTAGATTGGGAATCGGTTAAACATCCCGGTCAGCTGCTTAAAAAAGGTCAGACTCTTCCAGTTAAAATTATTGAATTTCAGCCAGAAGAGCAAAGGATTGTGGTAAGCCGAAAAGCAATCCTTCCCGATCCATGGTTCGAAATAAAAAATAAATACCCAGTAGGAAGCGTTCATCCTGGCAAAGTTGTCAGAATTGTTGATTTTGGAGCTTTTATCGAATTAGAAAAGGGATGGGATGGTTTAGTTCACATTTCGGAAATATCTGATAGAAGAATTTCCTCTCCCTCGGAAGTGATTGAAGAGAATCAAGAAGTCAATGTGAAGATTATTAAGCTGGATGACCAAGAAAGAAAAATTGGTCTGAGTATCAAGCAAACACTCCCTCGAGATGAAGAAAAAGAAAGAATGAAAGAAAGTGAAAAAGATAAGCCCAAAAAGGAACAACCACCGAGTCAAACCAACGGCAGAACCACCTTGGGCGATGTTTTTGGAGATACTTTTAATGATCTTCTCAATAATATGAAAAATAATTCATGA
- the aspS gene encoding aspartate--tRNA ligase — MLRTHNCGALRKEDIGKEVLLAGWVNRRRDHGGVIFIDLRDRWGLTQLVIDSNQQEIYQHANSVKSEFVLQVKGIVRARPEGLANLKLPTGEIEVAVSEVIILSESKPLPFEIEEKNETDESLRLRYRYLDLRRTRMQKNLMLRHQVCQSVRRYLSERQFIEVETPFLTKSTPEGARDFLVPSRLNEGNFYALPQSPQLFKQILMIAGYDRYFQIAKCFRDEDLRADRQPEFSQVDIEMSFVEREDIFELIETMMKNLFYEVLGIQLEAPFPRMSYDEAMNCYGCDKPDLRITCTIDDLSSLLEGNIEVGSKTDSWNGLFLQDWKGFSRKKADLLSQMAKNAGVSLSYIKFANEAGTSPLKNKIAEQTWRKIIEKYPFQEDSLLLIAWGDRPKVLAFLGNLRVNLGEELNLIQNQFKFCWIHDFPLFEWNLEENRWDSMHHPFTAPLLDQLDQLNIDPSKVKAQAYDIVLNGFEIGGGSIRIHRSDLQEKIFQLLNLSEGEIQQKFGYFIEALQYGCPPHGGIALGLDRIMMLMSGESSIRETMAFPKTQKGTCLMSGAPSPVSDDQLMVLGIQLKKKKEPRSTKDGS, encoded by the coding sequence ATGTTAAGAACACATAATTGTGGGGCATTACGCAAGGAAGATATTGGCAAAGAGGTACTTCTGGCTGGATGGGTTAACCGTCGTCGGGACCACGGTGGGGTTATCTTTATTGACCTTCGGGACCGGTGGGGTTTAACTCAGCTGGTGATTGATTCCAACCAGCAAGAGATCTACCAACATGCCAATTCAGTGAAAAGTGAATTTGTTCTCCAAGTAAAAGGAATAGTTCGAGCTCGGCCTGAAGGTTTGGCAAATCTAAAGTTACCCACCGGAGAAATCGAAGTGGCTGTTTCTGAAGTTATTATTCTTTCCGAATCGAAACCTCTTCCTTTTGAAATTGAAGAGAAAAACGAGACCGACGAAAGTTTGAGACTGCGCTATCGATATTTAGATCTTCGCAGAACCAGAATGCAAAAAAATTTAATGCTTCGCCATCAGGTTTGTCAGTCGGTCCGCCGCTATCTTTCTGAACGGCAGTTTATTGAAGTCGAAACCCCATTCTTAACCAAGAGCACTCCTGAGGGAGCTCGTGACTTTTTGGTGCCCAGTCGTTTGAATGAAGGGAACTTTTATGCGCTTCCCCAATCACCTCAACTTTTTAAACAAATATTGATGATAGCTGGTTACGATAGGTATTTTCAAATTGCTAAGTGTTTTCGTGATGAAGACCTTCGCGCTGATCGTCAGCCAGAGTTTTCCCAAGTGGACATAGAGATGTCCTTTGTTGAACGGGAAGATATTTTTGAATTAATTGAAACCATGATGAAAAATTTATTTTATGAAGTATTAGGAATACAATTAGAAGCCCCCTTTCCCCGAATGAGTTATGATGAAGCGATGAATTGTTATGGTTGCGATAAACCAGACCTTAGGATTACCTGCACCATTGATGATCTTTCGTCCTTGTTAGAAGGGAATATTGAAGTAGGTTCAAAAACCGATTCCTGGAATGGGTTGTTTCTTCAAGATTGGAAAGGTTTCTCACGAAAAAAAGCTGACCTTCTCTCTCAAATGGCTAAAAATGCCGGAGTTTCTCTCTCCTATATAAAGTTCGCCAATGAAGCAGGGACTTCGCCTTTAAAAAATAAAATTGCTGAGCAAACCTGGAGAAAAATTATTGAGAAATATCCATTTCAAGAAGATTCGCTTTTGCTCATTGCCTGGGGCGATCGACCAAAGGTTCTTGCTTTTTTGGGAAATCTGCGAGTAAATCTGGGCGAAGAACTCAACCTCATCCAGAATCAGTTTAAGTTTTGTTGGATCCATGATTTTCCGCTTTTCGAATGGAATCTTGAAGAAAACCGATGGGATTCGATGCACCATCCTTTTACAGCTCCTCTTTTGGACCAATTGGATCAATTAAATATCGATCCCAGCAAAGTCAAAGCCCAGGCCTATGATATTGTTCTCAATGGTTTTGAAATAGGCGGGGGAAGCATCAGAATTCACCGGTCCGATTTGCAAGAGAAAATATTCCAGTTGCTCAATTTAAGTGAAGGAGAAATTCAGCAGAAATTCGGTTACTTTATTGAAGCCCTTCAATATGGTTGTCCTCCTCATGGAGGTATAGCTTTGGGACTGGATCGTATAATGATGCTCATGAGCGGTGAAAGCTCTATTCGTGAAACCATGGCTTTTCCCAAAACCCAGAAGGGGACCTGCTTGATGTCGGGTGCTCCATCTCCGGTTTCCGATGACCAACTTATGGTATTAGGAATACAGTTGAAAAAAAAGAAGGAACCCAGATCAACGAAGGATGGTTCCTAA
- the hisS gene encoding histidine--tRNA ligase, translating into MEKITLPKGTKDIGDPEIFIWYHVENIVRKEAAHFHYIELRTPLFEQTELFARGVGEETDIVQKEMYTFLDKGGRSVTLRPEGTAPVMRSYLEQSFHIHNPRMKYFYMGPMFRYERPQAGRMRQFHQFGFEAIGFQSPAADAEIILLADRIYKKIGLKNIRLEINSLGCKKCKPQYLEALKNFLRNQAAQFCRNCSNRIETNPLRVLDCKNASCQNILHSESFPIIQNFLCDDCLTHQNHVIGILESAQIHPVINPYLVRGLDYYIKTTFEMKTEELGAQNAIGGGGRYDNLSDALGVKGIPGVGFAAGMERIILLLQKQSESKAFFQKPFIYLSPLDQQGEDVLLRLSIVLDENSIPFHLDFSDKSLKYHFKNAQRMDASFIIIAGENEYQTKTYTLKNMLSGEQKVVSQTTLIGDLLEAYQNVKNT; encoded by the coding sequence ATGGAAAAAATTACTTTACCTAAAGGAACAAAGGATATCGGAGATCCGGAAATATTTATTTGGTATCACGTCGAGAATATTGTCAGAAAAGAGGCAGCTCATTTTCATTATATCGAATTAAGAACACCTCTTTTTGAACAGACTGAGCTTTTTGCTCGAGGGGTAGGAGAGGAAACCGATATTGTCCAAAAGGAGATGTACACCTTTCTTGATAAGGGAGGCCGCAGTGTAACCCTCCGACCGGAAGGAACGGCACCGGTCATGAGGTCCTATCTCGAACAGAGCTTCCATATCCACAATCCTCGGATGAAATATTTTTATATGGGACCCATGTTCCGTTATGAACGACCCCAAGCTGGTCGAATGCGGCAGTTTCACCAATTTGGATTTGAGGCAATCGGATTTCAAAGTCCGGCAGCCGATGCCGAGATTATTCTTTTGGCTGATCGAATATATAAAAAAATTGGATTAAAAAATATCCGTTTAGAAATCAATAGTTTGGGATGTAAAAAATGTAAACCGCAATATCTGGAAGCTTTAAAAAATTTTTTGCGAAACCAAGCAGCCCAATTCTGCAGAAATTGTTCCAACCGTATTGAGACCAATCCTCTCAGAGTGCTGGATTGTAAAAATGCATCTTGTCAGAATATCCTTCATAGTGAAAGTTTCCCGATTATCCAAAATTTTCTCTGTGATGACTGTCTCACTCATCAAAACCACGTAATCGGAATTCTCGAAAGCGCTCAAATCCACCCGGTTATTAATCCTTATCTGGTAAGAGGTCTTGATTATTATATAAAAACTACCTTTGAAATGAAGACCGAAGAATTAGGAGCCCAAAATGCCATTGGAGGAGGAGGCCGATACGATAATTTATCTGATGCTTTAGGAGTAAAAGGCATCCCGGGGGTCGGATTTGCTGCCGGGATGGAACGAATTATTCTCCTTTTGCAAAAACAGAGCGAATCAAAAGCATTTTTCCAGAAACCATTTATTTATTTATCTCCTCTTGATCAACAGGGAGAAGATGTTTTATTACGGCTTTCTATCGTTCTTGACGAAAATTCAATTCCCTTTCATTTAGATTTTTCAGATAAATCCCTGAAATACCATTTTAAAAATGCTCAGCGAATGGACGCTTCTTTTATTATCATTGCTGGAGAAAACGAATATCAGACCAAGACGTATACTTTAAAAAACATGTTATCTGGGGAACAAAAAGTAGTTTCTCAAACAACTCTAATTGGTGATTTGCTGGAGGCATACCAAAATGTTAAGAACACATAA
- a CDS encoding MgtC/SapB family protein, producing the protein MFNLTFDENIQIFLRLILAFMAGGLIGYQREKAEKPAGLRTHILVCIGSALITLVSIYGFGKMGSDPSRIVAQIVSGIGFLGAGTIFRFGPSVKGLTTAASLWAVCGVGITIGVGLYFAALLSVLLIMAVLALLELFEQRLRTKGAHLIRVLIFDTPGTIGKIGEKLGEMEVSIKNIKMLREGLNLMRCYLWLDLPAHLSLTMVLSALQELDAVQEVEVD; encoded by the coding sequence ATGTTTAATCTAACCTTTGATGAAAATATTCAGATTTTTCTCCGATTGATACTGGCTTTTATGGCAGGTGGACTTATTGGTTATCAGCGTGAAAAAGCAGAAAAACCAGCAGGTCTGCGGACTCATATATTGGTTTGTATCGGTTCAGCTTTAATAACTTTAGTATCGATTTATGGCTTTGGGAAAATGGGTTCTGACCCTTCCCGCATTGTGGCACAAATTGTCAGTGGAATTGGTTTTCTTGGGGCGGGGACAATTTTCCGTTTTGGACCTTCAGTAAAAGGATTGACAACGGCTGCCAGCTTGTGGGCGGTATGTGGAGTTGGCATTACTATTGGAGTTGGTCTTTATTTTGCTGCTCTCTTATCAGTTTTATTGATTATGGCAGTATTGGCTTTATTGGAACTCTTTGAACAGCGATTAAGAACTAAAGGAGCCCATTTAATCCGAGTCTTGATATTCGATACCCCAGGAACAATTGGAAAAATTGGGGAAAAATTAGGAGAAATGGAAGTAAGCATAAAAAACATAAAAATGCTTCGGGAGGGATTAAATTTGATGAGATGTTACCTCTGGTTAGACCTCCCTGCCCACCTCTCTTTAACCATGGTTTTGAGTGCACTTCAGGAATTAGATGCGGTCCAAGAGGTTGAAGTTGATTAA
- the rbsK gene encoding ribokinase encodes MMSSRILIVGSLNIDMILKVDRMPETGENLFARQFTMLPGGKGNNQAIACARLGLMVYMVGKIGDDDFGARLRLNLEQENVDFNFVTKQALTHSGLAFIFIDTKGENRILVAPGANMKLSVDDLENASQLFKTCDYLILQLEVPHSVVKSAIQKAHENDVKVILNPAPAQPFPIEVLTEKDVITPNQYEAEVLSGVKIRSIEDGVQALKTLDKRCPSRKVITLGEKGALASDSGNRCIHLVPRKIDVQDTTAAGDAFNAGLAYGLSKGLDWVTTLQLANNAGAIACTRIGAQSALPYLRDIDSFYSIQGAGEIRYFDV; translated from the coding sequence ATGATGAGTTCTCGTATATTGATTGTTGGAAGTTTGAATATCGATATGATTTTGAAAGTTGATCGAATGCCTGAGACCGGGGAGAACCTTTTTGCCCGTCAATTCACTATGCTGCCCGGTGGAAAAGGAAATAACCAAGCCATAGCTTGTGCACGGTTAGGGCTTATGGTGTACATGGTTGGTAAAATTGGAGATGATGATTTTGGAGCTCGTCTTCGCTTGAATTTGGAGCAAGAAAATGTTGATTTCAATTTTGTCACCAAGCAAGCTTTAACTCATTCAGGTTTGGCTTTTATATTTATCGATACCAAAGGAGAAAACCGAATTTTAGTTGCGCCCGGAGCAAATATGAAACTTTCAGTTGACGATTTAGAAAATGCTTCCCAGCTTTTTAAAACATGTGATTATCTCATACTTCAACTCGAGGTACCCCATAGTGTGGTAAAGAGCGCGATCCAAAAAGCTCACGAGAACGATGTTAAAGTCATTCTTAACCCGGCACCCGCTCAACCTTTTCCTATTGAAGTCCTGACTGAAAAAGACGTTATCACCCCTAATCAATATGAGGCTGAAGTATTGAGCGGGGTTAAGATACGAAGCATTGAGGATGGCGTGCAAGCATTGAAAACCTTGGATAAAAGATGTCCATCTCGTAAGGTTATTACTTTGGGAGAAAAAGGAGCATTAGCCAGTGATTCTGGAAATCGATGTATTCATTTGGTTCCCAGAAAAATTGATGTTCAGGATACCACTGCGGCGGGTGATGCTTTTAATGCTGGTCTGGCTTATGGATTATCCAAAGGATTGGATTGGGTAACAACTCTTCAATTGGCAAATAATGCCGGTGCTATTGCCTGTACTCGAATTGGCGCTCAGAGTGCTCTTCCTTATTTGCGGGATATTGATAGTTTCTATTCAATTCAAGGCGCGGGTGAAATTCGATACTTCGATGTTTAA